One stretch of Rathayibacter festucae DSM 15932 DNA includes these proteins:
- a CDS encoding DUF7455 domain-containing protein gives MSTTATQNGVDELAGSQQLSAADRCDSCGAQAYIRVVVNSGELLFCAHHGKKYQEKLSSIAQSWHDESARLFEEQRP, from the coding sequence ATGTCGACCACAGCAACCCAGAACGGCGTGGACGAGCTCGCTGGATCGCAGCAGCTCTCCGCGGCAGACCGCTGCGACAGCTGCGGAGCCCAGGCCTACATCCGTGTCGTGGTGAACAGCGGAGAACTGCTGTTCTGCGCGCACCACGGCAAGAAGTACCAGGAGAAGCTCTCCAGCATCGCCCAGAGCTGGCACGACGAGTCGGCGCGCCTCTTCGAGGAGCAGCGCCCCTAG
- a CDS encoding cobyric acid synthase produces the protein MTTLLIGVLAPDVLDSNGDAANARVLAARAGWAGLDARVLALREEADFSERPDVLVAGTGADEDLPAVLDLLRAVGDTVHGWVRDETEVVAVGAGWELLAESFATPQAVVAGIGVLPGRAVTAERSTDDLVVESSAGVLVGFENHARRFDGIDPAHVLSRVLHGTGDGGGVEGYAAGSLLGTHLHGPVLAKNPVLADAILHRVAERRGLLYSTRDERIRAADETARAAREVIAKRLGVGR, from the coding sequence GTGACCACCCTGCTGATCGGCGTGCTCGCCCCCGACGTCCTGGACAGCAACGGCGACGCGGCGAACGCCCGCGTCCTCGCGGCACGCGCCGGCTGGGCCGGTCTCGACGCCCGGGTCCTGGCGCTGCGCGAGGAGGCCGACTTCTCCGAGCGGCCCGACGTGCTCGTGGCCGGCACGGGAGCGGACGAGGACCTGCCCGCCGTGCTCGACCTCCTCCGCGCCGTCGGCGACACGGTCCACGGCTGGGTGCGCGACGAGACCGAGGTCGTCGCCGTCGGCGCGGGCTGGGAGCTGCTCGCCGAGTCGTTCGCGACGCCCCAGGCCGTCGTCGCGGGCATCGGGGTCCTCCCCGGTCGCGCGGTGACCGCCGAGCGGTCGACGGACGACCTCGTCGTCGAGTCGAGCGCTGGAGTCCTCGTCGGCTTCGAGAACCACGCCCGGCGCTTCGACGGCATCGACCCCGCTCACGTCCTCAGCCGGGTGCTGCACGGCACCGGCGACGGCGGGGGAGTGGAGGGCTACGCCGCGGGGTCGTTGCTCGGCACGCACCTGCACGGTCCCGTGCTGGCGAAGAACCCCGTCCTCGCCGACGCGATCCTGCACCGGGTGGCCGAGCGGCGCGGGCTGCTCTACTCGACCCGGGACGAGCGGATCCGCGCGGCGGATGAGACAGCTCGAGCCGCCCGCGAAGTGATCGCGAAGCGGCTCGGAGTCGGCCGGTAG